One Pectobacterium colocasium DNA segment encodes these proteins:
- a CDS encoding nucleoside hydrolase, with protein MSIHRYFCRFAMLIVALPCLTALTAQAQTSPFDVADHKQIRVIISADAKNEADDDFAVAHAVLTPTMQVKGLIAAHYSRTAPLMKRDGENSMMESYHELQRLMNVMGKTDIPVYRGATQALKADGGAPALSEGAQVLIKEALKDDPHPLFVLVMGPITDIAAALQAEPKIASKMTVVWIGGMPYPKGGWEYNMFNDPVAANSVFTSQVPLWQVPHNVYMSVRVSLSELAVRVKPQGKVGEYLWQQLIAFNRAISETIKDVPWPKSEVWVLGDNPSVSLLLDDHEYHYTLVNAPQLNDDLTYAPQDNARQIRVYNAVDARFTLEDFYAKLALAYGQVK; from the coding sequence ATGTCTATTCACAGATATTTTTGCCGTTTCGCCATGTTGATCGTGGCATTGCCTTGCCTCACTGCGCTCACCGCGCAGGCGCAAACTTCACCTTTTGACGTGGCCGATCATAAACAGATTCGCGTCATCATCAGTGCCGATGCCAAAAATGAGGCTGATGATGATTTTGCCGTTGCCCATGCGGTGCTGACGCCGACCATGCAGGTGAAAGGGCTGATTGCAGCTCATTACTCCCGTACTGCGCCGTTGATGAAACGCGATGGCGAAAACAGCATGATGGAGAGCTACCACGAGCTTCAGCGGCTGATGAACGTGATGGGGAAAACTGACATTCCCGTTTATCGCGGTGCGACACAGGCACTGAAAGCCGATGGTGGCGCGCCGGCATTGAGTGAAGGGGCGCAAGTGCTGATCAAGGAAGCATTAAAAGACGACCCGCATCCGCTGTTTGTGTTGGTTATGGGGCCGATTACGGATATCGCCGCTGCATTGCAGGCTGAGCCGAAGATCGCCAGCAAAATGACGGTGGTGTGGATTGGCGGTATGCCTTATCCGAAAGGCGGCTGGGAATACAATATGTTTAACGATCCGGTCGCGGCGAACAGCGTATTCACATCTCAGGTGCCGCTGTGGCAGGTGCCGCATAATGTCTATATGTCCGTGCGCGTCTCGCTGTCTGAGCTTGCCGTGCGCGTGAAGCCGCAGGGGAAAGTCGGAGAGTACCTGTGGCAACAGCTGATCGCGTTTAATCGCGCGATTTCCGAAACCATCAAGGACGTTCCCTGGCCGAAAAGCGAAGTCTGGGTATTGGGTGATAACCCCTCGGTTTCTCTGCTGCTGGATGACCATGAATACCACTACACATTGGTTAATGCGCCGCAGTTAAACGACGATCTGACCTATGCACCGCAGGACAATGCGCGCCAGATTCGAGTGTATAACGCCGTTGATGCCCGCTTCACGCTGGAAGATTTCTACGCCAAGCTGGCGTTGGCCTATGGACAGGTAAAGTAG
- a CDS encoding thermostable hemolysin, with amino-acid sequence MRIMSPFTLKWLHGGDEHNDVSASIRESYRQTYHASLSHCMPWLLGMYDTKGELKAACGVQTASQGAFYLEQYLDVPVETMLSARINLPVSREKIVEIGNFTAHDGASARIMYAALCLLLNQYHYSWIVFTGTRKIRNIFHRLHLQPTLLTPASAARLGDTAQEWGEYYQHDPQVMAGELMNGKTTLRQTSMLLNLFTTLPDAPWVTTTGEPYVSGQA; translated from the coding sequence ATGCGAATAATGTCACCCTTCACATTAAAATGGCTACATGGCGGAGACGAGCATAATGATGTTTCAGCATCGATACGTGAAAGCTATCGCCAGACTTATCATGCTTCACTTTCCCACTGTATGCCTTGGCTTCTCGGCATGTACGACACCAAAGGTGAATTGAAAGCCGCCTGCGGTGTCCAGACGGCTTCACAAGGGGCCTTCTATCTGGAGCAGTATCTTGACGTTCCTGTTGAAACGATGTTGTCCGCCCGTATTAACCTCCCCGTTTCGCGGGAAAAAATCGTCGAAATAGGAAACTTCACCGCGCATGACGGCGCTTCAGCACGCATTATGTATGCCGCACTCTGTTTATTACTTAATCAATATCACTACTCGTGGATTGTCTTCACCGGCACCAGGAAAATCCGCAACATCTTTCATCGACTCCATCTGCAACCCACGCTACTGACGCCAGCCAGCGCTGCACGGCTGGGCGATACGGCACAAGAATGGGGGGAATACTACCAGCATGACCCGCAGGTGATGGCCGGGGAGCTCATGAACGGAAAAACCACGTTAAGGCAGACAAGCATGTTGCTTAACCTGTTTACCACTTTACCTGATGCCCCCTGGGTAACCACGACGGGAGAACCCTATGTTTCTGGACAGGCTTGA
- a CDS encoding alpha/beta hydrolase-fold protein, whose protein sequence is MNMKKIALSLLALSVLAGMSGNASALPADFPVMPSATVPVSQYVTAVNADSSITFRLFAPTAKQVSVFTGSTPESIVSHAMTKDESGVWSFKTPALAPNLYEYFFSVDGFRTIDTGTAFTKPQRQVNTSLILVPGSILDVRQVPHGELRTLTYHSKELKSERQMYVWAPPGYSESSKPLPVLYFYHGFGDTGASAVLQGRIPQMMDNLLAEKKIEPMLVVIPDTETDVPGIIPEEYPPQERRKVFYPRNALAADRELIHDIIPEIGKRFNVRQDANGRALAGLSQGGYQALVSGMSHLDHFGWLATFSGVTTETVPNTAVAAQLERPEQINQQLKNFTVVIGETDNITGKDIAGLKTTLEQKNIRFDYRHYPNLGHEMDVWRPAYSEFVQKLFK, encoded by the coding sequence ATGAACATGAAGAAAATAGCGTTATCATTATTGGCCTTGAGTGTATTGGCGGGGATGTCTGGCAACGCTTCGGCGCTACCCGCTGATTTTCCTGTTATGCCGTCGGCAACGGTTCCCGTGAGTCAGTATGTGACTGCGGTGAATGCGGATAGCAGCATTACTTTCCGCCTGTTTGCGCCAACGGCGAAACAAGTCAGTGTTTTTACCGGTTCGACGCCTGAGAGCATCGTGTCCCATGCGATGACGAAAGATGAATCTGGCGTGTGGTCGTTCAAGACGCCCGCGCTGGCACCGAACCTGTATGAATATTTTTTCAGCGTGGATGGGTTTCGTACCATTGATACGGGGACGGCGTTTACTAAACCGCAGCGTCAGGTCAATACCAGCCTGATTCTGGTGCCGGGAAGCATTCTGGATGTGCGTCAGGTGCCACACGGCGAACTGAGAACGCTGACTTATCACTCTAAAGAATTGAAATCAGAGCGCCAGATGTATGTCTGGGCGCCGCCGGGTTATAGCGAGTCGTCAAAACCGCTGCCGGTACTTTACTTCTATCACGGCTTTGGCGACACAGGAGCATCGGCTGTGCTTCAGGGGCGGATACCGCAGATGATGGATAACCTGCTGGCAGAGAAAAAGATTGAGCCGATGCTGGTTGTCATTCCTGATACGGAAACGGACGTGCCCGGCATCATCCCTGAAGAGTATCCACCGCAGGAGCGTCGCAAGGTGTTCTATCCGCGCAATGCGCTGGCGGCGGACAGGGAGCTGATTCATGACATTATCCCCGAGATCGGCAAACGCTTTAACGTCCGTCAGGATGCCAACGGCAGGGCGCTGGCCGGGCTGTCTCAAGGCGGCTATCAGGCGTTGGTATCCGGCATGAGCCATCTGGATCATTTCGGCTGGCTGGCCACTTTCAGCGGCGTAACCACCGAAACGGTGCCGAACACGGCCGTTGCTGCACAGCTTGAACGGCCTGAGCAGATTAATCAGCAACTGAAAAACTTTACGGTGGTGATTGGCGAAACGGACAACATCACAGGTAAAGATATTGCCGGTCTGAAAACGACGCTGGAGCAGAAGAATATCCGGTTTGACTACCGCCATTATCCGAATCTCGGTCATGAAATGGATGTCTGGCGACCGGCCTACAGCGAATTTGTTCAGAAGCTTTTTAAGTAG
- a CDS encoding SDR family oxidoreductase: MAQVNLHNKTILLTGASGGIGQALAHALAEKGAILYLVGRNEQAMQRLQQQLPHPERHSIALMKTYSEIEIITLAARFNESRKLDILINNAGCSHFALFEQQSFDDIREQIRTNIEIPTLLTRTLLKKLSQQSIVLNIGSIFGEIGHPAWSVYSATKAAMHRFSEALSRELQGSGISVLYVAPRATETALNSEEVYALNHKLGNRHDSPDVVATQIVRLLETEQKRYRFGVMERLFVKINAWFPALVDRALNKKLPVIQAFARHSPKGENK; the protein is encoded by the coding sequence ATGGCACAAGTGAATCTGCATAATAAGACCATTCTGCTGACAGGGGCGAGTGGCGGAATTGGTCAAGCACTCGCGCACGCCTTAGCGGAAAAAGGGGCAATCCTCTACCTTGTAGGACGTAATGAACAGGCGATGCAGCGTCTGCAACAGCAATTGCCCCATCCAGAACGGCACAGCATCGCTCTGATGAAAACCTATTCAGAGATTGAAATCATTACTCTTGCCGCCAGGTTTAATGAAAGTCGTAAGCTGGACATCCTCATTAATAACGCAGGATGCAGCCATTTTGCGTTGTTTGAACAGCAATCTTTCGATGATATTCGTGAACAAATCCGGACTAATATTGAAATTCCAACATTACTCACGCGTACATTATTAAAGAAATTGAGTCAGCAAAGCATTGTCCTCAATATCGGTTCTATCTTTGGGGAAATTGGGCATCCCGCATGGAGCGTATACAGCGCAACAAAAGCCGCTATGCATCGTTTTTCCGAAGCCCTAAGCCGTGAGTTACAGGGTAGCGGGATTTCTGTACTGTATGTCGCCCCTCGGGCCACAGAAACCGCACTCAACAGCGAAGAGGTCTATGCACTGAACCACAAGCTCGGTAACCGTCACGATTCCCCAGACGTGGTTGCTACCCAAATTGTCCGCCTCCTTGAAACGGAACAAAAGCGATACCGTTTTGGCGTCATGGAACGGCTGTTTGTCAAAATTAACGCCTGGTTTCCGGCGCTTGTTGACCGGGCACTAAACAAAAAATTACCCGTGATTCAAGCATTCGCCCGACATTCACCTAAAGGGGAAAATAAATGA
- a CDS encoding TenA family transcriptional regulator: MDFYQQLQNKTTTERQQLLSSPAIARCLDGNISREMYIEFLTQAYYHVSHTVPLLMCAGSRLPSSHESIHGAIAEYIEEEYGHQEWILNDIRACGGDAEKVRLGTPGVPIEMMIAFLYYRIERVNPMSIFGMVWVLEGTSVSIASSIAARVEQTLGLPKEATTYLRSHGELDQDHLKFFALLMNTVTDKRDQDAIIHTARRVYHLYTQMLNQLGNGTSESA; this comes from the coding sequence ATGGATTTTTATCAACAATTACAAAACAAAACGACGACTGAACGTCAACAGTTGCTTTCGTCTCCAGCTATCGCCCGTTGCCTCGATGGCAACATTTCACGCGAGATGTATATCGAATTTTTGACCCAGGCCTACTATCACGTCAGCCATACCGTCCCGTTATTGATGTGTGCAGGTAGCCGCCTTCCGTCATCACATGAATCTATACACGGCGCCATTGCTGAATATATCGAGGAAGAATACGGCCATCAGGAGTGGATTCTGAATGATATCCGCGCCTGTGGCGGAGATGCAGAAAAGGTCAGATTAGGGACGCCCGGCGTGCCCATTGAAATGATGATTGCCTTTCTTTATTACCGCATTGAACGAGTTAACCCAATGAGCATTTTTGGCATGGTGTGGGTTTTGGAAGGGACGAGCGTGTCCATCGCGTCATCCATTGCCGCACGTGTTGAACAGACGCTGGGGCTACCAAAAGAAGCGACCACCTATCTGCGTTCTCACGGCGAGCTCGATCAGGATCACCTGAAATTTTTTGCCTTACTGATGAATACGGTCACGGATAAACGAGATCAGGACGCCATTATTCACACGGCTCGCCGCGTTTATCACCTGTACACACAGATGCTCAATCAACTGGGGAATGGCACAAGTGAATCTGCATAA
- a CDS encoding cytochrome b — MKKTYATSQIIFHWLVFIMVVITYAAMELKGFTPKNSPERATMALMHYTAGSCVLVFMLIRVLLKMRYRDPAIVPPLPRWQHITAKITHGVLYLIFISLPALGIASLYYGQVEWSFLGIAMPVTHVLNENIQHNLKSLHELIANTGYFIIAIHSAAALFHHYIVRDNTLERMLPLRKGRMSE; from the coding sequence ATGAAAAAAACCTATGCGACTAGCCAAATCATTTTTCACTGGCTTGTTTTTATCATGGTAGTGATTACCTATGCCGCGATGGAGCTTAAAGGGTTTACGCCAAAAAACAGCCCTGAGCGAGCAACCATGGCGCTGATGCACTATACGGCGGGTTCCTGTGTGTTAGTTTTCATGCTAATCAGAGTGTTGCTGAAAATGAGATATCGCGACCCTGCTATTGTCCCACCGCTACCGCGCTGGCAGCATATAACGGCGAAAATAACACACGGCGTGTTATACCTTATTTTTATTTCGTTACCGGCTCTTGGGATCGCCTCGCTTTATTACGGGCAGGTGGAATGGTCTTTCTTGGGAATAGCAATGCCTGTTACTCATGTATTGAATGAAAATATTCAGCACAATTTGAAATCGCTGCATGAATTGATAGCCAATACGGGTTATTTTATTATTGCTATTCATTCTGCCGCGGCGTTATTTCACCATTATATCGTGCGGGATAATACGCTGGAAAGAATGTTGCCCCTTCGCAAGGGCAGAATGTCCGAGTAG
- a CDS encoding AMP-dependent synthetase/ligase, with the protein MFLDRLEHLAQQCPDATALQGDGRTWSWKQYHETVMAIAEHLTSLGIKRLALELENSPEWAMIDLACLVSGIVIVPIPPFFSAGQKAWVMSSASIDARIGGAPLAEWQTCDFPLGQLQTRTVNEPVSLPFGTAKITYTSGTTGEPKGVCLSLSGMAWTAQTLASELHSLHLQKHLVTLPLSILLENLCGIYIPLLLGAETVVLPPSHIGFEGSSQFNATQFLQALLRWHPESLVLVPELLRVLLQLHQQVQESTQSLRFIAAGGGKISTQLLELAAQSGLPIFEGYGLSECGSVVALNRPGATRQGSVGKALPGIQLSVDGDRQLLVSSPANALGYLGDSSPVLTVATGDLGSVDDDGFIHIQGRMKNVQINAFGRNFSPEWPEAEAMACPAVRRIVIFGEGLVRNVALVDAFDGQQELAQAQLIALSARLPDYAQLHRLLFTHTISSPDMLTANGRPRRNAIWQTLQHQILTRSEEEQ; encoded by the coding sequence ATGTTTCTGGACAGGCTTGAACACCTCGCACAACAGTGCCCCGATGCCACCGCTTTACAGGGTGACGGTCGGACATGGAGTTGGAAGCAATACCACGAAACCGTCATGGCGATTGCAGAACACTTAACGTCACTCGGCATAAAGCGGCTAGCGCTTGAATTAGAAAATAGTCCAGAGTGGGCCATGATCGATCTTGCCTGTCTTGTTAGCGGGATTGTGATCGTCCCCATTCCCCCTTTCTTCAGCGCCGGACAAAAAGCCTGGGTCATGTCATCTGCGTCTATTGATGCACGGATCGGTGGTGCGCCTCTGGCAGAGTGGCAAACGTGTGATTTTCCTCTCGGCCAACTGCAAACCCGAACCGTCAATGAACCGGTTTCTCTGCCTTTCGGTACAGCCAAAATTACCTATACGTCTGGCACGACAGGGGAACCGAAAGGAGTGTGCTTAAGCCTAAGCGGCATGGCGTGGACGGCCCAAACCCTTGCGAGTGAATTGCACTCCCTACACTTACAAAAGCATTTGGTGACATTACCGCTCAGTATTCTGCTTGAGAACCTATGTGGCATTTACATCCCGCTGCTGCTGGGGGCAGAAACCGTGGTGCTGCCACCTTCACACATCGGTTTTGAAGGCTCCAGCCAGTTCAATGCGACGCAATTTTTGCAGGCGCTACTACGCTGGCACCCAGAGAGTTTGGTACTGGTGCCCGAACTACTGCGCGTACTGTTACAGTTGCATCAGCAGGTTCAGGAAAGCACCCAGTCATTGCGCTTTATTGCCGCAGGTGGCGGCAAAATCTCAACCCAACTGCTGGAACTTGCAGCCCAAAGCGGACTCCCCATTTTTGAAGGCTATGGACTGTCGGAATGTGGTTCCGTCGTGGCGCTGAATCGACCTGGCGCCACACGACAGGGCAGCGTAGGCAAAGCCTTGCCAGGCATCCAGCTGTCGGTTGATGGCGACCGGCAACTGCTCGTGTCCAGTCCAGCCAATGCGCTGGGTTATCTGGGGGACTCTTCTCCCGTATTGACGGTCGCGACAGGCGATCTCGGCAGCGTCGATGATGATGGTTTCATCCATATCCAGGGACGCATGAAAAACGTGCAAATCAACGCCTTTGGCCGCAATTTTTCCCCTGAATGGCCAGAAGCGGAAGCCATGGCCTGTCCCGCAGTCCGCCGCATTGTGATTTTCGGTGAAGGCTTAGTACGTAATGTCGCACTGGTCGACGCCTTTGACGGGCAACAGGAGCTCGCCCAGGCGCAGTTGATAGCACTTTCCGCGCGGTTGCCGGATTACGCGCAACTGCACCGATTACTGTTTACCCACACGATTTCATCACCCGATATGTTAACGGCCAATGGCCGTCCTCGCCGAAATGCCATATGGCAAACCCTACAACATCAGATTCTCACCCGTAGTGAGGAGGAGCAATAA
- a CDS encoding carbohydrate porin yields MRKKFPVKMMVLLMSSVFLSNGAMAAKLTVEERLELLEKELAANKAELQSTKKEFREYKTNAENKARLAANSVAKDKPLVVASSGTSSANQVVLAPVVQPATNTTDAATSSQQKPLTLAEVSKFVKDDIGFSYTGYFRSGWASADHGSPKSYAIGSLGRFGNEHSGWFDLTLSQKVFAEGNKRVDAVVQLDGNVGLQYGSAWFGEDSDNENKLQFSQMYVNTKGFLSFAPDADFWVGKNTLPVYEIQMLDWKSHRSESAGGIGIENWQVGVGQFDISLNREDVNARRSNYNPSITTAQDKQQVNTNSVDLRYKGIPLWNNATLTLMGKYVRANKSTLQKNSENDGTYYDLKDSWLSSVVLKQGLYNGGFNEFTVQAANNSIASGFANVNDANPVYANNGNYYGDHSGHSFRLISQGELYLRDDVVMANALVYSQGSGIYSYATGENTDFNSIRAVLRPAYIWDKFNQTGVELAYFNQTNKVNGVNYHESGYKTTLYHAIKVNTSLLTSRPEIRFYGTYLKAEDTDISNATFNDSKSDQFSVGVQAEVWW; encoded by the coding sequence ATGCGTAAAAAATTCCCTGTAAAGATGATGGTATTACTGATGTCGTCAGTGTTTTTGTCTAATGGTGCTATGGCTGCAAAATTGACCGTAGAAGAAAGACTGGAACTTCTGGAGAAAGAACTGGCGGCAAATAAAGCTGAATTGCAGTCAACGAAAAAAGAGTTTCGTGAATATAAGACGAACGCAGAAAATAAAGCACGTCTTGCAGCAAACTCTGTGGCAAAAGATAAACCGCTGGTTGTTGCTTCTTCTGGCACGTCATCGGCTAATCAGGTGGTTCTTGCACCTGTTGTCCAACCCGCCACAAATACGACTGATGCCGCGACAAGTTCACAACAGAAGCCATTAACGTTAGCTGAAGTGAGTAAGTTCGTTAAGGATGATATTGGTTTTAGCTATACGGGGTATTTCCGTTCTGGATGGGCCAGCGCCGATCATGGTTCACCAAAATCTTATGCCATTGGTTCATTAGGGCGTTTCGGTAATGAACACAGTGGCTGGTTTGACCTTACGCTGAGCCAAAAGGTCTTTGCTGAAGGCAACAAACGTGTTGATGCAGTGGTGCAATTGGATGGCAACGTAGGGTTACAATACGGTAGCGCTTGGTTTGGTGAGGATTCTGATAATGAAAATAAACTGCAATTCTCTCAGATGTACGTCAATACAAAAGGGTTCTTGTCCTTTGCCCCCGATGCTGATTTTTGGGTAGGTAAAAATACCCTACCGGTGTATGAAATTCAGATGCTGGATTGGAAAAGTCACCGTTCGGAATCTGCTGGCGGTATCGGTATCGAAAACTGGCAGGTTGGGGTGGGGCAATTTGATATTTCTTTGAATCGTGAAGACGTCAATGCACGTAGGTCAAATTACAATCCATCAATTACAACCGCACAGGATAAACAACAGGTCAACACCAATTCAGTGGATTTACGTTATAAAGGTATTCCATTGTGGAATAATGCGACACTGACGCTGATGGGGAAATATGTTCGAGCCAATAAAAGCACGTTGCAGAAAAACAGTGAGAACGATGGCACATATTATGATCTGAAGGACTCATGGCTCAGTTCTGTTGTGTTGAAACAAGGGTTGTATAACGGTGGCTTCAATGAATTTACCGTACAGGCTGCTAACAATTCTATCGCTAGCGGATTCGCTAATGTAAATGATGCTAATCCAGTCTATGCTAATAATGGAAATTATTACGGAGACCATTCAGGCCATTCATTTCGTTTGATTTCACAAGGTGAGCTGTACTTACGTGACGATGTCGTTATGGCGAATGCATTAGTTTACTCACAAGGTAGTGGCATTTATAGCTATGCAACAGGTGAAAATACAGACTTCAATAGTATTCGAGCCGTGCTTCGCCCTGCCTATATATGGGATAAATTTAACCAAACAGGGGTTGAATTGGCCTACTTTAATCAGACCAATAAAGTGAATGGTGTGAACTATCATGAGTCTGGATATAAAACAACGCTTTATCACGCTATTAAGGTGAATACGAGTCTCCTGACATCAAGACCAGAAATTCGTTTTTATGGCACCTATCTGAAAGCTGAAGATACCGATATCAGTAATGCGACTTTTAATGACAGTAAGAGCGATCAATTCTCCGTGGGTGTTCAAGCGGAAGTCTGGTGGTAA
- a CDS encoding tetratricopeptide repeat protein, with protein MRTRNMLMVALTSAVSVSVQANTSLSALQNTWSVCQYQTLEAQKEGCFSTLSQQAHEASRAKNDNDATLLIWSGIIDSSWAGAKGGLGALSLVKQARTSLEKAIAIDPNALDGSAWTSLGVLYYQVPGWPVGFGDKKKADEMLKKALAINPDGIDANYFYGDFLLKEGNADEAKRYLEKALHAPARQGRDIADNGRRREIGNALASIQSK; from the coding sequence ATGAGAACACGCAATATGCTGATGGTCGCATTAACCAGCGCGGTGTCAGTGTCTGTGCAAGCAAATACATCCCTGAGTGCGTTACAAAACACATGGTCCGTTTGTCAGTATCAAACGCTGGAAGCACAAAAAGAAGGATGTTTTAGCACATTAAGCCAGCAAGCGCATGAAGCGAGCCGTGCCAAAAACGATAACGATGCAACGCTGTTGATTTGGTCAGGCATTATCGATAGCAGTTGGGCTGGCGCAAAAGGCGGTTTGGGTGCTCTCAGTCTGGTTAAGCAGGCTCGCACATCGCTTGAAAAAGCGATCGCCATCGACCCCAATGCGCTTGACGGGTCAGCCTGGACGAGCCTCGGGGTGCTTTATTATCAGGTTCCCGGCTGGCCCGTCGGTTTTGGTGACAAGAAAAAAGCCGACGAGATGCTAAAAAAAGCGCTGGCGATCAATCCTGATGGTATTGATGCCAATTATTTTTATGGTGACTTTCTGCTGAAAGAGGGAAACGCCGATGAGGCGAAACGTTATCTGGAAAAAGCACTTCACGCCCCTGCCCGGCAAGGACGTGACATTGCCGATAATGGTCGCCGCCGAGAGATAGGCAACGCGCTGGCAAGCATTCAGTCAAAGTGA
- a CDS encoding glycoside hydrolase family 1 protein, giving the protein MSHQFPKAFLWGGAIAANQVEGAYLTDGKGLSTSDLQPQGIFGEIVTRTPGDSGIKDIAIDFYHRYPEDIALFAEMGFKCLRISIAWTRIFPQGDETQPNEAGLAFYDRLFDEMAKYGIQPLVTLSHYEMPYGLVKNYGGWGSRETITFFERYARTVFQRYKDKVKYWLTFNEINCALHAPFTGIGLPTESSKQDIYQAIHHQLVASAKAVKACHDIIPDAKIGNMMLGSMFYPLTCKPADVMETMQQNRDWLFFGDVQARGYYPAYMKRFFAQHGITLTVTEDDSQSLKETIDFISFSYYMTGCVTTDEEVNQKARGNILNMVPNPHLESSEWGWQIDPEGLRYLLNYLYDRYQKPLFIVENGLGAKDKLESDGSINDDYRIKYLNDHLYQVGEALEDGVEVMGYTCWGPIDLVSASKAEMSKRYGFIYVDRDDEGNGTLERRRKKSFYWYKEVISSNGETLK; this is encoded by the coding sequence ATGAGCCATCAGTTTCCGAAAGCATTCTTGTGGGGCGGCGCGATTGCAGCCAATCAGGTTGAAGGCGCGTACTTAACGGACGGCAAAGGGTTATCAACGTCCGATTTACAGCCGCAGGGTATTTTTGGTGAGATCGTCACGCGCACGCCGGGCGACAGCGGAATTAAAGATATCGCGATCGATTTTTATCATCGCTATCCCGAAGACATCGCGCTCTTTGCTGAAATGGGCTTCAAATGCCTGAGAATCTCAATTGCCTGGACGCGTATTTTCCCGCAGGGTGATGAAACCCAGCCGAATGAGGCAGGGCTGGCTTTTTACGATCGCCTGTTCGATGAAATGGCAAAGTACGGTATTCAGCCTTTGGTGACACTGTCCCACTATGAAATGCCGTATGGTCTGGTGAAGAATTACGGCGGCTGGGGAAGTCGTGAAACGATTACGTTCTTTGAGCGCTACGCTCGCACGGTATTCCAGCGCTATAAAGACAAAGTGAAATATTGGCTGACGTTCAACGAAATCAACTGTGCGTTACATGCACCTTTTACAGGAATTGGTTTACCGACTGAGAGCAGTAAGCAGGATATTTATCAGGCGATCCATCACCAGCTCGTGGCGAGTGCTAAAGCGGTGAAAGCGTGTCATGACATCATTCCTGATGCCAAGATCGGCAATATGATGCTGGGTTCCATGTTCTATCCGTTAACCTGCAAGCCTGCGGATGTTATGGAAACGATGCAGCAGAATCGCGATTGGCTGTTCTTCGGTGATGTCCAAGCCCGAGGATACTACCCAGCGTACATGAAGCGTTTCTTTGCGCAGCACGGTATTACGCTGACGGTAACGGAAGACGATAGCCAGTCGCTAAAAGAAACCATCGATTTCATTTCTTTCAGCTACTACATGACGGGCTGTGTGACGACAGATGAAGAGGTAAACCAGAAAGCCCGCGGCAATATTTTGAACATGGTGCCGAATCCGCATCTGGAAAGCTCCGAGTGGGGCTGGCAGATCGACCCGGAAGGGCTGCGCTATTTGCTGAACTATCTGTATGACCGCTACCAAAAACCGCTGTTCATTGTGGAAAACGGTTTGGGTGCCAAAGACAAACTGGAAAGCGATGGCAGCATTAACGATGACTATCGCATCAAATACCTGAACGATCACCTCTACCAAGTGGGTGAAGCGCTGGAAGATGGCGTTGAGGTGATGGGGTATACTTGCTGGGGGCCTATCGATCTGGTGAGTGCGTCAAAGGCCGAAATGTCCAAACGCTACGGCTTCATTTATGTCGATCGTGATGATGAAGGGAACGGCACATTAGAACGTCGGCGTAAGAAAAGTTTCTACTGGTATAAAGAGGTCATTTCCTCTAATGGTGAAACGTTGAAATAA